The following coding sequences lie in one Polynucleobacter sp. HIN7 genomic window:
- the xseB gene encoding exodeoxyribonuclease VII small subunit produces the protein MASKKMNPAPIEGNIDPQMRYEAALKELESLVAAMESGKLSLEETLVAYQRGAALLKHCQGVLAQVEQQVKVIET, from the coding sequence ATGGCAAGTAAAAAAATGAACCCAGCCCCAATCGAGGGAAATATTGACCCCCAAATGCGCTATGAGGCAGCCCTCAAAGAGCTTGAGTCCTTGGTGGCTGCTATGGAATCTGGCAAGCTATCCCTTGAAGAAACCTTGGTCGCCTATCAGCGGGGCGCAGCTTTACTCAAACACTGTCAGGGTGTATTAGCTCAGGTTGAGCAACAAGTTAAAGTGATCGAGACCTAA